From Oreochromis aureus strain Israel breed Guangdong linkage group 4, ZZ_aureus, whole genome shotgun sequence, a single genomic window includes:
- the LOC116317649 gene encoding G-protein coupled receptor 183-like: MDTNVSSLSSTSILTQLPLNTTAFINSTATSFSAIDGCDNLIEAVLFDLAVQCINIIVGIPTNLLVIAILIHNRKEPSTSDIFLGCLAFMDAYFGAMTPLSFLNLYLWQLKEVLSAIKFSYGVKDTSGPLFLSCICLDRFVAVLFPIAFGQLKHFKYRLGLSVLVLCLTFAYSAAKMVGGLPNFEKVFTGEVLATFTWMVVCNASILWALKKSTGAGKDAMHPMKKKAFKMVLSILCIIVFNYLPLVALFPFEDYYSPDVFRCYVQPAGFAFLNISSTIQPLVYLSRLEKVPFLSASCIKKITSCFNPEKNQNPQEQNQPA; this comes from the coding sequence ATGGACacaaatgtttcatcactcagcTCAACATCCATCCTGACCCAGCTGCCTCTCAATACCACAGCATTCATAAACAGCACGGCTACATCCTTCAGTGCGATTGATGGGTGCGACAACTTGATAGAGGCCGTTCTCTTTGACCTGGCCGTTCAGTGCATCAACATAATTGTGGGTATCCCAACCAACTTACTCGTCATTGCAATTCTCATCCACAATCGCAAAGAGCCTTCCACTTCAGACATATTCTTGGGCTGCTTGGCCTTCATGGATGCCTACTTTGGTGCAATGACCCCCCTGAGCTTCCTTAATCTCTACCTCTGGCAGCTCAAAGAGGTGTTGTCTGCCATTAAGTTCTCCTATGGCGTGAAAGACACCAGCGGCCCATTGTTCCTCTCTTGCATCTGCTTGGATCGCTTTGTAGCTGTACTCTTTCCAATCGCATTTGGGCAACTTAAACACTTCAAGTACAGGTTAGGCCTCTCAGTGCTGGTGCTCTGCCTCACCTTTGCCTACTCAGCAGCCAAGATGGTGGGAGGGCTCCCCAACTTTGAAAAGGTGTTCACCGGTGAGGTACTGGCAACATTTACTTGGATGGTGGTGTGTAACGCAAGCATCCTGTGGGCACTGAAGAAGTCCACCGGTGCAGGGAAAGATGCAATGCACCCCATGAAAAAGAAGGCCTTCAAGATGGTGCTCTCTATCCTGTGTATCATCGTATTCAACTACCTGCCACTTGTTGCTCTGTTTCCATTTGAGGACTACTACTCCCCTGATGTGTTTCGCTGTTACGTGCAGCCCGCGGGTTTTGCCTTTCTGAACATCAGCAGCACAATCCAGCCCCTTGTCTACTTGTCACGTCTGGAGAAGGTGCCTTTCCTCTCTGCGTCCTGCATTAAAAAGATTACTTCCTGTTTCAACCCAGAGAAGAACCAGAATCCACAGGAGCAAAACCAACCTGCTTAG